A window of the Sporosarcina sp. FSL K6-2383 genome harbors these coding sequences:
- the thiD gene encoding bifunctional hydroxymethylpyrimidine kinase/phosphomethylpyrimidine kinase — MTLKKTLTIAGSDTSGGAGIQADLKTFQEHGTYGMTAVTVVVTMDPDNNWSHGVYSLPVDVLKAQIKTALSTGVDAIKTGMLSTEEIIEIAGNAIAESGLDHVVIDPVMVCKGEDEVLNPGTVDAMVKFLLPKAEIVTPNLFEAGQLAGTKTPKTIEDMKTVATKIHSLGARNVVIKGGKQLVHAKAVDLFYDGSTFTLLEAVKTETHYNHGAGCTFAAAITANLANGLAVKEAVLEAKKFVSAAIANGWKLNEYVGPVMHGAKNRVGAPEITTTEV; from the coding sequence ATGACGTTGAAAAAAACTTTAACAATCGCAGGATCCGATACATCAGGCGGCGCTGGTATTCAAGCCGATTTAAAAACATTCCAAGAGCATGGAACATATGGCATGACAGCTGTTACTGTCGTCGTCACGATGGACCCAGACAATAATTGGTCTCATGGTGTTTATTCTTTGCCAGTCGATGTTTTGAAGGCGCAAATTAAAACAGCCCTTTCGACAGGCGTCGATGCTATTAAAACAGGCATGCTTAGCACAGAAGAAATCATTGAAATTGCGGGCAACGCTATTGCCGAATCCGGCCTCGATCACGTTGTCATTGACCCCGTTATGGTTTGCAAAGGGGAAGACGAAGTACTAAACCCTGGCACAGTTGACGCAATGGTCAAATTCCTTCTGCCTAAAGCAGAAATCGTCACACCTAACTTGTTTGAAGCAGGACAGCTTGCCGGAACAAAAACACCTAAAACAATTGAGGATATGAAAACAGTCGCTACAAAAATCCATTCACTCGGTGCCCGTAACGTTGTCATCAAAGGAGGCAAACAGCTTGTTCATGCTAAAGCTGTCGATCTTTTCTATGATGGATCAACATTTACACTTCTTGAAGCAGTGAAAACAGAGACACATTACAATCACGGAGCTGGCTGTACGTTTGCGGCAGCCATCACAGCAAATCTCGCAAATGGTTTAGCAGTAAAAGAGGCCGTGTTAGAAGCGAAAAAGTTCGTCTCCGCCGCAATTGCCAACGGGTGGAAACTAAACGAATACGTCGGACCTGTCATGCACGGCGCGAAAAACCGTGTGGGTGCACCAGAAATTACGACGACTGAAGTGTAA
- a CDS encoding DUF4230 domain-containing protein → MKKGQKTDDKEQLLKELQAAKKESAVTVDEVNGRQFGFWRVGKLFFSVWKKSFLVIALLIILLVVSLPIITFFILKQGSTYTEQKGVFLEQIQELNELATAEAYTKVIIERQDNTLFGQSIGLNLPGTKRQLLVVIPGSVKAGVNMSNLTEKDVVIDEENKTAKLTLPPATFLGGAEIYFDKVEVYSYEGLFRDKANIEEAYELAAEAKELILEETAGQGVLTMAQQNAEKTLREMFSFAGYDVTIEFKEEIDNE, encoded by the coding sequence ATGAAAAAAGGGCAAAAAACGGATGATAAAGAGCAGCTGTTGAAAGAATTACAAGCTGCTAAAAAGGAATCGGCAGTGACAGTAGATGAAGTGAATGGCCGTCAATTTGGCTTTTGGCGTGTTGGAAAACTATTCTTTTCAGTATGGAAAAAATCATTTTTAGTCATAGCTTTACTGATTATACTGCTCGTTGTCTCCTTACCGATTATTACATTTTTTATTCTCAAACAAGGGAGCACCTATACAGAGCAGAAGGGTGTGTTTTTGGAGCAAATCCAAGAATTGAATGAGCTAGCCACAGCTGAGGCTTATACGAAAGTCATCATTGAACGACAAGATAATACATTGTTTGGACAGAGTATCGGACTTAATTTGCCAGGCACGAAACGCCAGCTGTTAGTTGTTATTCCCGGATCCGTAAAGGCGGGTGTCAATATGTCTAATTTGACAGAAAAAGATGTCGTCATTGACGAGGAGAATAAAACGGCTAAGTTGACATTGCCGCCTGCAACCTTTTTAGGAGGAGCAGAAATTTATTTTGATAAAGTGGAAGTGTACTCTTACGAAGGGCTTTTCCGTGATAAGGCGAATATCGAAGAGGCATACGAGCTTGCAGCGGAGGCGAAGGAATTGATATTGGAAGAAACGGCAGGACAAGGTGTGTTGACGATGGCGCAACAAAATGCCGAGAAGACGCTACGGGAAATGTTTTCGTTCGCAGGGTATGATGTGACAATTGAATTTAAGGAAGAGATTGATAATGAATAA
- a CDS encoding uracil-DNA glycosylase gives MNKEIYGNDWDAVLKEEFAKPYYLKLREFLKKEYAEQTIYPQMDDLWTAFQCTPFNEVKVVILGQDPYHGPNQAHGLSFSVQPGVKIPPSLRNMFKELSSDIGCVIPESGTLTGWARQGVLMLNTVLTVRQGEAHSHRKQGWEAFTDEVIRKLSERDQPIVFILWGRPAQEKKKLIDVTRHVVIESVHPSPLSASRGFLGSRPYSATNEILESWGEGAIDWSKTGGVL, from the coding sequence ATGAATAAAGAGATTTACGGGAATGATTGGGATGCAGTTTTGAAAGAGGAATTTGCCAAACCTTATTATCTGAAGCTACGTGAATTTCTCAAAAAAGAATATGCAGAGCAAACGATTTATCCACAAATGGATGATTTATGGACGGCATTTCAATGTACGCCTTTCAATGAAGTAAAGGTCGTCATTTTAGGACAAGATCCGTATCATGGCCCAAACCAAGCGCATGGTTTGAGCTTTTCTGTACAACCGGGCGTGAAGATTCCACCGAGTTTGCGCAATATGTTTAAAGAGCTATCATCAGATATTGGTTGTGTGATTCCGGAAAGCGGAACGTTAACTGGATGGGCGCGGCAAGGTGTCCTCATGCTAAATACGGTATTGACTGTGCGGCAAGGCGAAGCCCATTCGCATCGTAAACAGGGGTGGGAGGCATTCACGGATGAAGTGATTCGGAAGTTGTCAGAGCGTGATCAGCCGATTGTGTTCATATTATGGGGGCGACCTGCACAGGAGAAGAAAAAGCTGATTGATGTAACACGTCATGTGGTAATTGAATCGGTTCATCCAAGTCCGCTTAGTGCAAGCCGCGGATTTTTAGGTAGTCGGCCGTACTCGGCAACAAATGAAATTTTAGAGTCGTGGGGTGAAGGGGCGATTGATTGGAGTAAGACAGGCGGGGTGCTTTAA
- a CDS encoding uracil-DNA glycosylase, which produces MAVNCFQCQHFFVTWDQRNPRGCKAYEFKTRELPSVVVKRSSGMECLKFTQKKGDMKR; this is translated from the coding sequence ATGGCTGTGAATTGTTTTCAATGCCAGCATTTTTTTGTGACATGGGATCAGCGAAATCCGCGTGGCTGTAAAGCATACGAGTTCAAAACACGGGAATTGCCATCGGTCGTTGTGAAGCGGTCATCTGGCATGGAGTGTTTGAAATTTACACAGAAGAAAGGGGATATGAAACGGTGA
- a CDS encoding YwdI family protein, whose amino-acid sequence MISYDRIISEMERQLSVAKRTNDERAMREALAAVRSLCEVALNGDSSVRQEEKIAPKMLIAPDVQSISSLEGKPLEEEDANGGSLFDF is encoded by the coding sequence GTGATTTCATATGACCGCATCATCTCAGAAATGGAACGTCAATTGAGTGTCGCAAAGCGCACGAATGATGAGCGTGCGATGCGTGAAGCCTTGGCGGCTGTAAGGTCATTGTGTGAAGTGGCGCTTAACGGGGATAGTAGTGTTAGGCAAGAAGAGAAAATTGCCCCTAAAATGCTGATAGCACCTGATGTGCAGTCTATATCTTCATTAGAAGGAAAGCCGCTTGAGGAAGAAGATGCAAATGGCGGCTCGTTATTTGATTTTTGA
- a CDS encoding DUF423 domain-containing protein, with product MPFFIIAGAINAAIAVAFGAFGAHALKEKLSAHYLAVWETAVQYQMFHAIGLLAVGILMSSSLFGASTQLTWAGYLLLAGIIIFSGSLYVLSLSGIGILGAITPIGGVAFIAGWIMLIIAAVKYTA from the coding sequence ATGCCATTTTTCATTATCGCAGGTGCTATCAACGCGGCAATTGCTGTCGCATTTGGTGCATTTGGTGCACACGCACTAAAAGAAAAGCTCTCTGCACATTATTTAGCTGTTTGGGAAACAGCTGTTCAGTATCAAATGTTCCATGCGATTGGACTGCTTGCTGTCGGAATCCTTATGAGCTCATCACTGTTTGGTGCATCCACACAGTTAACGTGGGCGGGCTACTTGTTGCTTGCTGGGATTATCATTTTCTCGGGTAGCTTGTACGTATTAAGTCTATCGGGAATCGGTATACTCGGTGCCATCACACCAATTGGCGGCGTTGCATTCATCGCAGGCTGGATTATGTTGATTATTGCGGCTGTTAAATATACGGCTTAA
- a CDS encoding spore coat protein GerQ yields the protein MVQYYWNPTYQNQHITPPPVTIPNGGRPPSPGMSVGPLPGPPAREQSYIENILRLNIGQPGVFNFSFEHALESGVNTKRIVGTVVAAGRDHVILNETATGHEFLFPMIYFDYAEFTGKINYFPQT from the coding sequence ATGGTCCAATATTATTGGAACCCTACCTATCAAAATCAACATATCACTCCGCCACCAGTCACAATTCCGAACGGCGGAAGACCCCCTAGTCCCGGCATGTCTGTCGGGCCACTCCCAGGGCCACCCGCGCGCGAGCAGTCATACATCGAAAACATTTTACGGTTAAATATCGGTCAGCCTGGTGTCTTTAATTTTTCATTTGAACATGCACTAGAATCTGGCGTGAACACAAAACGCATTGTTGGAACCGTCGTAGCTGCCGGTCGCGACCACGTCATCCTAAACGAAACAGCAACCGGCCATGAATTCCTATTCCCTATGATTTATTTTGATTACGCAGAGTTTACGGGTAAAATAAACTACTTTCCTCAAACTTAA
- a CDS encoding cell wall hydrolase — protein sequence MAVVKYNEAQLDMLARLMRAEAEGDGQLGMLLVGNVGVNRVLADCLDFRDIRNLEEMVFQRPGGFEATTKSYFYQRAREMDRKLARRVINGERFTPGERSLWFFMPTGDCPAQWYGQWNTGRFKSHCFFSPTVSDCPTV from the coding sequence GTGGCGGTGGTAAAATATAACGAGGCCCAATTAGATATGCTTGCACGGCTCATGCGGGCAGAAGCGGAGGGTGATGGTCAATTAGGAATGCTTTTGGTCGGTAATGTTGGTGTAAATCGCGTACTTGCAGATTGTCTAGATTTTAGAGACATTCGTAATTTGGAAGAGATGGTATTCCAGCGTCCCGGCGGTTTTGAAGCGACGACAAAAAGTTATTTTTATCAACGGGCACGAGAGATGGATAGAAAACTTGCGAGGCGGGTTATTAACGGGGAACGCTTCACCCCTGGCGAGCGATCTTTATGGTTTTTCATGCCAACCGGCGATTGCCCCGCACAATGGTATGGTCAATGGAATACCGGTAGATTTAAGTCACATTGTTTCTTTTCACCAACAGTATCGGACTGCCCTACTGTCTAA
- the hemQ gene encoding hydrogen peroxide-dependent heme synthase has protein sequence MIEAAQTLDGWYVLHDLRTMDWASWKLISSEQRQAAVEEFLVYLEKLQKVDDEKTGAHAFYTVIGQKADFMLMTLRPTMDEIQALETEFNKLAIADFTIPAYSYVSVVELSNYLAGESTEDPYQNPFVRGRLYPELQRSQYICFYPMDKKRDGDVNWYTLDMDKRKELMRAHGLIGRSYAGKVKQIISGSVGFDDYEWAVTLFSDDVLQFKKLIYEMRFDEVSARYAEFGSFFVGTILDGDKKAAFFNI, from the coding sequence ATGATCGAAGCAGCACAAACACTTGATGGTTGGTATGTATTACATGATTTACGCACGATGGACTGGGCGTCATGGAAACTAATTTCATCAGAGCAACGCCAAGCAGCAGTGGAGGAATTTCTTGTTTATCTTGAAAAGCTCCAAAAAGTAGATGATGAAAAAACAGGCGCACATGCTTTTTATACAGTAATTGGTCAAAAGGCTGATTTCATGCTAATGACGTTACGTCCAACGATGGACGAAATTCAGGCTCTCGAAACAGAATTTAACAAGCTGGCAATCGCCGACTTTACAATTCCAGCGTACTCTTATGTGTCAGTTGTCGAATTGTCGAATTACCTTGCAGGCGAATCCACTGAAGATCCTTACCAAAATCCATTCGTTCGCGGACGTCTCTATCCTGAACTACAACGCAGTCAGTATATCTGCTTCTATCCAATGGATAAAAAGCGTGATGGTGATGTTAACTGGTACACGCTTGATATGGACAAACGTAAAGAACTGATGCGGGCACACGGTTTAATCGGCCGTAGCTATGCAGGTAAAGTGAAACAAATCATTTCTGGTTCTGTTGGTTTCGATGACTACGAATGGGCTGTCACATTGTTCTCGGATGATGTGCTACAGTTTAAAAAATTAATTTATGAAATGCGATTTGACGAAGTGAGTGCTCGATATGCAGAGTTCGGCTCATTCTTCGTTGGTACGATTTTAGATGGCGATAAAAAAGCTGCATTTTTCAATATTTAA
- the pta gene encoding phosphate acetyltransferase — MTNLFTNIQDSLRGNEKTIILPEGTDARVLEAASRLQAEGLVKPILLGDESGVTQAANAAAIDITGVTIIDPKKASYFEELAEKFVERRNGKATLEQAREQLKDVNYFGTMLIFTGRADGLVSGAVHSTADTVRPALQIIKTKPGISRTSGAFIMMKGEERLVFADCAITVAPTAQELAEIAVASAKTAQSFGIDPRVAMLSFSTKGSAVTPETEKVAEAVAIAQELAPDLPLDGEFQFDAAYVPEISAKKAPGSIIQGNANVFVFPSLEAGNIGYKLTERLGGYEAIGPILQGLNAPVNDLSRGCSADDVYKLALITAAQSL, encoded by the coding sequence ATGACAAATCTTTTTACAAATATTCAAGATAGCTTACGTGGCAATGAAAAAACAATTATTTTACCCGAAGGAACAGATGCACGTGTGCTAGAAGCTGCATCGCGCCTTCAGGCTGAGGGACTTGTGAAACCCATTTTGCTTGGCGATGAAAGCGGAGTGACACAGGCAGCAAATGCAGCGGCAATAGATATTACAGGTGTAACCATTATTGATCCAAAGAAGGCTTCTTATTTCGAAGAGCTTGCTGAAAAGTTCGTCGAGCGTCGCAATGGGAAAGCAACTTTAGAGCAGGCACGTGAGCAATTGAAAGACGTCAATTACTTTGGTACGATGCTAATTTTCACAGGGCGTGCAGATGGGCTTGTCAGCGGTGCTGTCCATTCGACAGCGGACACGGTACGTCCGGCACTGCAAATTATTAAGACGAAGCCGGGTATTTCAAGGACAAGCGGTGCATTTATTATGATGAAGGGCGAGGAACGTCTTGTTTTTGCAGATTGTGCCATTACAGTTGCACCGACAGCGCAAGAGCTAGCAGAAATTGCAGTTGCTAGTGCGAAAACGGCGCAATCATTCGGTATTGATCCACGTGTGGCGATGTTGAGCTTCTCAACAAAAGGCTCCGCTGTTACGCCAGAAACGGAAAAAGTTGCGGAAGCGGTAGCCATTGCTCAAGAGCTTGCACCGGATCTACCACTTGATGGTGAATTTCAATTTGACGCGGCGTATGTGCCAGAAATTTCAGCTAAAAAAGCGCCTGGTTCTATTATTCAAGGGAATGCAAATGTCTTCGTCTTCCCATCACTTGAAGCCGGTAATATCGGTTACAAATTAACAGAGCGTCTTGGCGGCTACGAAGCAATTGGACCGATTTTACAAGGACTGAATGCACCGGTCAATGATCTGTCACGCGGTTGTTCAGCAGACGATGTATACAAGCTTGCTCTCATAACGGCGGCACAAAGTCTATAA
- a CDS encoding lipoate--protein ligase family protein has translation MAHYESLLKIPQWRFVDESMTGRTRSALESFAADDTLCQLVGQQMSSPTVRTWVHDKTVVLGIQDHRLPHIEEAIPMLENAGYNVIVRNSGGLAVVLDNGVLNISVVLSERDGAIDIPAGYEVMLAFVRKLFPEAGDRIEAYEIVGSYCPGSYDLSIEGRKFAGISQRRLRQGIAVQVYLCVEGSGAERAELIRDLYDIGLQGAETKFSYPVIKPEVMASLAELLGIPLTVNDVVIRLQLLLRELAKEVEVGGFKPEEMELYTFYLNRVVERNKKMLVSE, from the coding sequence ATGGCACACTATGAATCATTATTAAAAATCCCACAATGGCGTTTTGTGGATGAATCTATGACGGGGCGTACTCGTTCTGCATTAGAGTCCTTCGCTGCGGATGACACCCTATGTCAGCTCGTCGGACAACAAATGAGTAGTCCAACTGTGCGCACATGGGTGCATGATAAAACTGTCGTTCTTGGTATTCAGGATCATCGTCTTCCGCATATCGAAGAAGCGATTCCGATGCTTGAAAACGCAGGTTACAATGTCATTGTTCGGAATTCGGGCGGTCTCGCGGTCGTGCTCGACAACGGAGTCTTGAATATATCCGTCGTGTTATCAGAACGGGATGGAGCGATCGACATTCCGGCGGGCTATGAAGTGATGTTAGCATTTGTTCGTAAACTCTTTCCGGAAGCGGGTGACCGCATCGAGGCTTATGAAATTGTCGGATCTTATTGTCCAGGCTCATATGATCTCAGCATCGAGGGGCGAAAATTTGCCGGTATTTCACAACGTAGACTGCGTCAAGGCATCGCCGTACAAGTCTACTTATGCGTCGAGGGAAGTGGAGCTGAACGAGCAGAATTGATTCGTGATTTATATGACATCGGTTTGCAAGGCGCAGAGACAAAATTCAGCTACCCGGTAATTAAACCAGAAGTGATGGCATCTCTCGCGGAATTGTTGGGTATACCACTTACCGTCAATGATGTCGTCATTCGCCTGCAACTGTTGTTGCGCGAACTTGCAAAAGAAGTCGAAGTGGGTGGCTTCAAACCGGAGGAAATGGAACTGTACACATTCTATTTAAATCGTGTTGTTGAACGAAATAAAAAGATGTTGGTGAGTGAATGA
- a CDS encoding RsfA family transcriptional regulator: protein MVKVRQDAWIEENDILLAETVLRHVREGSTQLSAFEEVGDALNRTAAACGFRWNAVVRQDYEKELIDAKKERKQAIRVLGKDFKRRGQQLYSPSQGTQEDQMTPVPLSALSLDTVIAYLVRMHHTGIGDSESLRWRQTAKIAIDKSEKLEKEIEKLQHENKTLRSDYEQFVQIMNRARRLVTLEDETDRTAPVFTMEQNGNLVTKEPPINH, encoded by the coding sequence ATGGTGAAAGTTAGACAGGATGCTTGGATTGAAGAAAACGATATTTTATTGGCTGAGACGGTGCTGCGGCATGTTCGCGAGGGTAGCACACAGCTAAGCGCCTTCGAAGAAGTTGGCGATGCGCTCAACCGGACAGCTGCCGCTTGTGGATTCAGGTGGAACGCCGTCGTCAGGCAGGACTATGAAAAAGAGCTGATTGATGCAAAAAAAGAACGCAAGCAAGCCATTCGTGTCCTTGGCAAGGACTTCAAACGACGTGGCCAGCAATTGTATAGTCCTTCTCAAGGAACTCAAGAAGATCAAATGACGCCTGTTCCCTTATCGGCATTATCGCTCGATACAGTTATTGCGTACCTTGTTCGAATGCATCACACAGGAATCGGCGATAGCGAGTCACTTCGTTGGAGACAAACCGCCAAAATCGCCATTGATAAGTCAGAAAAGCTTGAAAAAGAAATCGAAAAGCTCCAGCATGAAAACAAAACACTTCGTTCTGATTACGAGCAATTCGTTCAAATTATGAATCGCGCACGCCGCCTCGTAACACTCGAAGACGAAACGGATCGCACTGCCCCCGTCTTTACGATGGAGCAAAATGGTAATCTAGTCACGAAAGAACCGCCAATCAATCATTGA
- a CDS encoding HD domain-containing protein, which yields MDYKDEKLIEEKVFKDPVHRYIHVRDRVIWDVIGTSEFQRLRRIRQLGTTYLVFHGAEHSRFHHSLGVYEIVRRIIDDGFSHRPEWNNEERLVTLCAALLHDLGHGPFSHAFEKVFNLDHEQFTQAILLGDTEVNAVLRRVAPEFPQKVADVIGKTYPDKLVISLISSQIDADRMDYLQRDAYFTGVSYGHFDMERILRVMRPAEEQAVIKYSGMHAVEDYIMSRYQMYWQVYFHPVSRSAEVILTKILHRAKHLHDDGYIFKQEPTHFRSFFDRTFELEDYIALDESILLTYFQIWMKEEDAILSDLCYRFINRKLFQYAEFDPATEYRKIGELEQLFKQAGIDPAYYLVADSSSDLPYDFYRPGEENERLPIYLQMPNGDLSELSRSSDIVDAISGKKRTDHKIYFPEDLLNEGKDRNPLYRQILHILEV from the coding sequence ATGGATTACAAAGATGAAAAACTGATTGAAGAAAAAGTTTTCAAAGACCCGGTGCACCGCTATATCCATGTGCGTGACAGAGTAATATGGGATGTGATTGGCACAAGCGAATTCCAACGTCTTCGTCGGATTAGGCAGCTCGGGACGACTTATCTTGTGTTCCACGGCGCAGAACATAGTCGGTTCCATCATTCACTAGGTGTCTATGAAATCGTTAGGCGCATTATTGATGACGGTTTTAGTCATAGACCCGAATGGAACAATGAAGAACGACTTGTCACGCTATGTGCAGCGCTGTTACATGATCTTGGACATGGTCCGTTTTCACATGCATTTGAAAAGGTATTCAATCTCGATCATGAACAATTTACACAAGCTATTTTGCTAGGGGATACGGAAGTGAATGCAGTACTCCGTCGTGTGGCTCCTGAATTCCCGCAAAAAGTAGCTGATGTTATTGGGAAAACGTATCCGGATAAGCTTGTGATCAGCCTCATATCAAGTCAGATTGACGCGGATCGAATGGATTATTTACAGCGTGATGCTTATTTTACGGGTGTATCATACGGACATTTTGACATGGAGCGTATTTTGCGTGTCATGCGACCGGCAGAAGAACAGGCAGTTATTAAATATAGTGGGATGCACGCGGTAGAAGATTACATCATGAGCCGTTATCAAATGTATTGGCAAGTGTATTTTCATCCTGTATCACGTAGCGCGGAAGTCATTCTGACGAAAATTTTACATCGCGCAAAGCATCTACATGATGATGGTTATATTTTTAAACAAGAACCGACCCATTTTCGCTCGTTCTTTGATCGGACATTCGAACTTGAGGATTATATAGCACTTGACGAAAGTATTTTATTGACCTATTTTCAGATTTGGATGAAGGAAGAAGACGCGATATTATCAGATCTCTGCTACCGATTTATTAACAGAAAACTATTCCAATACGCAGAGTTCGATCCGGCGACGGAATACCGAAAAATTGGTGAGCTGGAACAATTGTTTAAGCAAGCAGGCATTGATCCGGCTTATTACCTTGTTGCAGATTCTTCGTCAGATTTACCGTATGATTTCTATCGCCCAGGTGAAGAAAATGAGCGTCTACCGATCTACTTACAGATGCCGAATGGCGACTTGAGCGAGTTATCACGGTCATCGGATATCGTGGATGCGATTTCGGGTAAAAAACGAACCGACCATAAAATCTATTTCCCAGAAGACTTGTTGAATGAAGGGAAAGACCGAAATCCGTTATATAGACAAATTTTGCATATATTAGAAGTTTAG
- a CDS encoding YwgA family protein: MLQEHAKIVQFISIANEVKGRKKIQKMIYIAKKMSFPFAEKYELHMYGPYSEELTLRIEELCAMGFLAEQCVDKGSYVQYSYTTTDEGTSFLETAQTPHETLAVCVDMMNGKSSRFLELVSTLLYFDHLDKNEQIAKVHIVKSKLNFTGQEMTDAFDFIAELQRCSVQ; the protein is encoded by the coding sequence TTGCTACAGGAGCATGCCAAGATTGTGCAATTCATTTCAATTGCGAATGAAGTGAAGGGTAGAAAAAAGATACAAAAAATGATTTATATCGCAAAAAAGATGAGTTTCCCGTTTGCAGAAAAATACGAGCTGCATATGTATGGTCCTTATTCTGAGGAATTGACGCTACGTATAGAGGAACTATGTGCGATGGGATTTCTCGCGGAACAGTGTGTGGACAAGGGCTCGTATGTTCAGTATAGCTATACAACGACGGATGAAGGGACGAGTTTTCTTGAAACAGCCCAAACTCCGCATGAAACACTAGCGGTTTGCGTGGATATGATGAATGGCAAAAGTTCGAGGTTCCTTGAACTAGTATCGACATTGCTCTATTTCGATCACCTCGATAAGAATGAACAGATAGCAAAAGTTCACATTGTAAAAAGTAAGTTAAACTTCACTGGGCAGGAGATGACGGATGCATTCGACTTCATCGCCGAACTGCAACGCTGCTCGGTACAATGA
- a CDS encoding 2-hydroxymuconate tautomerase: MPYVTVKMLEGRTEEQKRALCEKVTAAVVETTGAPIEAVVVFIEEMPKNHYAVAGKRFSDQ, translated from the coding sequence ATGCCTTATGTAACTGTCAAGATGTTGGAAGGTCGTACAGAGGAGCAAAAACGTGCACTCTGTGAAAAAGTAACGGCGGCTGTTGTTGAAACAACTGGCGCACCTATTGAAGCTGTTGTCGTATTCATCGAAGAAATGCCTAAAAATCATTATGCTGTCGCTGGAAAACGTTTTAGTGATCAGTAA
- a CDS encoding YwhD family protein gives MTNEQKPKQKMGFTIIKDDPTDGHKGFGIGSLSLENVSPVIIDVDEGLAKIEIGAMHARSDTERGIKFTLNREDSAGGKPYWLVWVTIDFKEDGPFYAGVTACEMVVNREKRRGYKVLADHVNRMDKSMKRHIMVADMDDKSKKILAEFLSSHNKEMWERSEAKLHADLVV, from the coding sequence ATGACAAATGAACAAAAACCAAAACAGAAAATGGGTTTTACAATTATAAAAGATGATCCGACAGATGGACATAAAGGGTTCGGAATTGGCTCATTGTCGTTAGAAAATGTGTCACCTGTCATTATTGACGTGGACGAAGGGCTTGCGAAGATTGAAATTGGCGCTATGCACGCGAGAAGTGATACGGAGCGAGGCATCAAGTTCACGCTGAATCGTGAGGACTCGGCGGGCGGCAAACCGTACTGGTTGGTTTGGGTGACGATTGATTTTAAAGAAGATGGACCTTTTTACGCAGGTGTCACAGCTTGTGAAATGGTTGTGAATCGTGAAAAGCGCCGTGGCTACAAAGTACTGGCAGATCATGTCAATCGAATGGATAAGTCGATGAAGCGCCATATTATGGTCGCGGACATGGATGATAAATCGAAGAAAATTCTTGCTGAATTTCTTTCTAGCCACAATAAGGAAATGTGGGAGCGTAGTGAAGCGAAGTTACATGCAGATCTTGTCGTATAA